From one Luteipulveratus mongoliensis genomic stretch:
- a CDS encoding sensor histidine kinase, translating to MGRSPGWITSLVPQHDGFGLIQVAGIVALAPVIATIDKGSGAGAASAVALGLLVVVEHIVILSATARSWSRPAQLACLVGAAIAGYVAHQASGQPWALLALLPALQAAVILRPMLRAMAAVLVLGVAATQMGRLGSTENTLVIVIVPAVIAGLRQRLTDTIADLRETRSQLAAAAVQQERDRFSDDLHDLLGHSLSVIVVAAQVVQRAVTTTPDVAVDAGEQIETVGRRALGEVRAAVDSYRTHTLAEELRGADHALRSSGIDLSTPETIPGLPPAADAELALIVREMTTNVIRHSNAHHCCITIERDRETVRCRVEDDGDADATAAARARSGLVSVRNRLDRVGGALSITAVQPHGLRVDVTLQVPRS from the coding sequence ATGGGCCGATCACCTGGCTGGATCACATCACTGGTGCCGCAGCACGACGGCTTCGGCCTGATTCAGGTGGCCGGGATCGTGGCGCTCGCCCCTGTCATCGCCACCATCGACAAGGGCAGCGGAGCCGGCGCCGCGAGCGCCGTTGCACTCGGCCTGCTTGTCGTGGTCGAGCACATCGTGATCCTGTCCGCGACAGCACGCAGCTGGTCCCGCCCAGCTCAGCTCGCGTGCCTGGTCGGGGCTGCCATCGCCGGGTACGTCGCGCATCAGGCATCGGGCCAGCCGTGGGCTCTCCTTGCGCTCCTGCCAGCGTTGCAAGCAGCGGTCATCCTGCGACCGATGCTCAGGGCGATGGCCGCAGTGCTGGTCCTCGGCGTTGCCGCGACTCAGATGGGCCGCCTCGGCAGTACCGAGAACACCCTCGTCATCGTGATCGTCCCCGCGGTCATCGCCGGCCTGCGCCAGCGGCTGACCGACACGATCGCCGACCTGCGCGAGACCCGAAGCCAGCTGGCCGCTGCGGCCGTCCAGCAAGAACGCGATCGCTTCTCCGACGACCTGCATGACCTGCTCGGCCACAGCCTCTCGGTCATCGTCGTCGCGGCCCAGGTCGTACAGCGTGCGGTCACCACCACACCTGACGTGGCGGTCGACGCCGGCGAGCAGATCGAGACGGTGGGCCGGCGCGCACTCGGCGAGGTCAGAGCCGCCGTCGACAGCTATCGCACCCATACGCTGGCCGAAGAGCTCCGCGGCGCAGACCATGCCTTGCGCAGCAGCGGGATCGACCTGAGCACCCCGGAGACCATTCCGGGACTCCCACCGGCAGCCGACGCAGAGCTAGCCCTCATCGTCCGTGAGATGACCACCAACGTGATCCGCCACAGCAACGCCCACCACTGCTGCATCACGATCGAGCGTGACCGCGAGACCGTCCGCTGTCGTGTCGAGGACGACGGGGACGCCGATGCCACTGCCGCGGCCAGAGCCCGCTCGGGCCTGGTCAGCGTGCGCAATCGCCTCGATCGGGTCGGCGGCGCCCTGAGCATCACCGCGGTCCAGCCCCACGGCCTGCGGGTCGACGTCACGCTGCAGGTGCCGCGGTCATGA
- a CDS encoding cystathionine beta-synthase, whose translation MKYAENIADLVGQTPLVKLSSVTEGIACTVLAKVEYMNPGGSVKDRIAQRMIEAAEASGALQPGGTIVEPTSGNTGVGLALIAQRKGYKCIFVCPDKVSEDKRNVLRAYGAEVVVTPTSVPPEHPDSYYSVSDRIAAETPGGWKPDQYSNPEGPNSHYHSTGPEIWTDTDGELTSFVAGIGTGGTITGTGRYLREISADRAGGRVQIIGADPEGSVYSGGSGRPYLVEGVGEDMWPRAYDPKVVDEVIAVTDADSFAMTRRLAREEGLLVGGSCGMAVVAALRHAATLPAEATVVVLLPDSGRGYMSKIFDDAWMSSYGFLHEAQERTVGEVLAGKDGKMPALVHTHPNETVRDAIEILHEYGVSQMPVVNAEPPVMAGEVAGAVSERELLDALYTGAAHLADPVDKHMSVPLPLIGAGDSISSVRSQLEKSDAVMVVQDGKPVGVLTRADLLNVLID comes from the coding sequence GTGAAGTATGCCGAGAACATCGCAGACCTGGTCGGACAGACCCCGCTCGTCAAGCTCTCCTCAGTGACCGAAGGCATTGCCTGCACGGTCCTGGCAAAGGTCGAGTACATGAACCCGGGCGGGTCGGTGAAGGACCGCATCGCCCAGCGCATGATCGAGGCTGCGGAGGCCTCGGGCGCGCTCCAGCCTGGCGGCACGATCGTGGAGCCCACCTCGGGCAACACCGGTGTCGGTCTCGCGCTCATCGCGCAGCGCAAGGGTTACAAGTGCATCTTCGTGTGCCCGGACAAGGTCAGTGAGGACAAGCGCAACGTCCTGCGGGCGTACGGCGCCGAGGTCGTCGTGACGCCGACCTCCGTCCCCCCGGAGCACCCGGACAGCTACTACTCCGTGTCCGACCGCATCGCGGCGGAGACACCCGGAGGCTGGAAGCCCGACCAGTACTCCAACCCCGAAGGCCCGAACAGTCACTACCACTCGACCGGCCCGGAGATCTGGACCGATACCGATGGTGAGCTGACCTCGTTCGTCGCGGGGATCGGCACCGGCGGCACGATCACGGGCACCGGCCGCTACCTGCGCGAGATCTCAGCGGATCGCGCGGGCGGCCGGGTGCAGATCATCGGCGCGGACCCGGAGGGCTCGGTCTACTCCGGTGGCAGCGGACGCCCCTACCTCGTCGAAGGTGTCGGCGAAGACATGTGGCCACGCGCCTATGACCCCAAGGTCGTGGACGAGGTCATCGCAGTGACGGATGCGGACTCCTTCGCGATGACCCGCCGGCTGGCCCGCGAGGAGGGCTTGCTCGTCGGGGGGTCGTGCGGCATGGCTGTCGTGGCAGCGCTGCGGCACGCGGCAACGTTGCCCGCAGAGGCGACCGTGGTCGTTCTCCTGCCGGACTCCGGACGCGGCTACATGTCCAAGATCTTCGACGACGCGTGGATGTCGTCGTACGGCTTCCTCCACGAGGCGCAGGAGCGCACTGTGGGAGAGGTGCTGGCCGGCAAGGACGGCAAGATGCCCGCCCTGGTCCACACCCACCCCAACGAGACCGTGCGCGATGCCATCGAGATCCTGCACGAGTACGGCGTCTCGCAGATGCCCGTCGTCAACGCCGAGCCGCCGGTCATGGCGGGCGAGGTGGCCGGTGCTGTCAGCGAGCGAGAGCTGCTTGATGCGCTCTACACAGGGGCAGCGCACCTTGCCGACCCCGTCGACAAGCACATGTCTGTGCCCCTGCCGCTCATCGGCGCGGGTGACTCGATCTCCAGCGTCCGCAGCCAGCTGGAGAAGTCCGACGCCGTCATGGTGGTCCAGGACGGCAAGCCGGTCGGAGTGCTCACGCGCGCGGACCTGCTCAACGTCCTGATCGACTGA
- a CDS encoding LiaF domain-containing protein, which yields MTDTKPLELQGVFGSTKKSGNWEVPASITLHRRMGSAELDFTQATFTTNTVTIDINMVGGSLEIRVPENASVDSDVVTKLGSYQDHRDGNPPSPDVRIHLRGTATWGSVETRGPRQGLFHRKS from the coding sequence ATGACCGACACCAAACCCCTGGAGCTGCAAGGGGTATTCGGAAGTACCAAGAAGTCCGGCAATTGGGAGGTGCCGGCCAGCATCACCCTGCACCGCCGCATGGGCTCCGCGGAGCTCGACTTCACCCAGGCGACTTTCACCACCAACACCGTGACTATCGACATCAACATGGTCGGCGGGTCGCTCGAGATCCGTGTCCCTGAGAACGCGTCGGTCGACTCCGACGTGGTCACCAAGCTCGGCAGCTATCAGGACCACCGCGACGGCAACCCGCCGTCGCCGGACGTCCGCATCCATCTCCGCGGTACCGCAACGTGGGGCTCCGTCGAGACGCGTGGACCGCGACAAGGCCTCTTCCACCGCAAGTCCTGA
- a CDS encoding response regulator transcription factor has product MTTILLVEDQGLMRSSLEILLTLEEDFDITAVGTGPEALPELRSRAYDIALLDIHVPPPTGLDLVEVVSAEQLPTRCIIITTFSRPGYVRRAMDHGAAGFLIKDQPIGELADAIRRVAAGEVVIPPDLAVAALRLPPNPLSSREIDVLRASADDHTIDEIALHLHLAHSTARNYLSSAIQKLQVTNRASARQIAEHNGWL; this is encoded by the coding sequence ATGACCACGATCCTGCTCGTGGAGGACCAGGGCCTCATGCGCTCCTCCCTCGAGATCCTGCTCACGCTGGAGGAAGACTTCGACATCACCGCGGTCGGCACCGGCCCCGAGGCGCTACCCGAGCTGCGGTCGAGGGCGTACGACATCGCGTTGCTGGACATCCATGTGCCGCCACCGACCGGTCTCGACCTCGTCGAAGTCGTGAGCGCGGAGCAGCTGCCGACGCGTTGCATCATCATCACGACGTTCTCCCGCCCCGGCTATGTCCGGCGCGCGATGGACCACGGGGCGGCGGGCTTCCTCATCAAGGACCAGCCCATCGGAGAGCTCGCGGACGCCATCAGACGTGTCGCCGCCGGCGAGGTCGTGATCCCGCCTGACCTGGCGGTCGCGGCGTTGCGACTACCACCGAACCCGCTCAGCTCAAGAGAGATCGACGTGCTCCGCGCGAGCGCCGACGACCACACCATCGACGAGATCGCGCTGCACCTGCACCTGGCGCATAGCACTGCACGGAACTATCTGTCCTCCGCAATTCAAAAGCTCCAGGTCACGAATCGTGCTTCAGCGCGACAGATCGCCGAGCACAACGGCTGGCTGTAG
- a CDS encoding acetyl-CoA C-acetyltransferase, producing the protein MPEAVIVSTARTPIGRAFKGSLKDLRPDDLSVQVIKAALDKVPELDPALVEDLYLGCAEPWGEQGNNMARLVAVLAGFDHLPGATVNRFCSSSVQTTRMAAHAIKAGEGDIFLSAGVECVSRYADLTGAGSSPDEWKNTKFAEAGERGADIAKNNTVWTDPREENLLPDIYIQMGQTAENVATSRGISRERQDEWGVSSQNRAEKAINAGFFEREITPVTLPDGTVVSKDDGPRAGTTLEKVSTMQPVFRENGTVTAANCCPLNDGAAALVVMSDTKAKELGITPLARVVSTGVSALSPEIMGLGPVEASKQALGRAGMTIGDMDLYEINEAFAAQVLPSADDLGMDFEKLNVHGGAIALGHPFGSTGARITTTLLNGLQSTDGTFGLETMCVGGGQGMAIIYERLS; encoded by the coding sequence ATGCCCGAAGCCGTCATCGTCTCCACTGCGCGTACGCCCATCGGGCGCGCGTTCAAGGGGAGCCTGAAGGACCTGCGCCCTGACGACCTCAGCGTCCAGGTCATCAAGGCCGCGCTGGACAAGGTGCCCGAGCTCGATCCGGCCCTCGTCGAAGACCTCTACCTCGGCTGTGCCGAGCCGTGGGGCGAGCAGGGCAACAACATGGCGCGTCTGGTCGCCGTGCTCGCGGGCTTCGACCACCTGCCCGGCGCAACGGTCAACCGCTTCTGCTCCTCCTCGGTGCAGACCACCCGCATGGCCGCGCACGCCATCAAGGCCGGCGAGGGCGACATCTTCCTGTCCGCCGGCGTCGAGTGCGTGTCCCGGTACGCCGACCTCACCGGCGCGGGCTCCTCACCCGATGAGTGGAAGAACACGAAGTTCGCCGAGGCCGGCGAGCGCGGTGCGGACATCGCCAAGAACAACACCGTCTGGACCGATCCTCGCGAGGAGAACCTGCTCCCCGACATCTACATCCAGATGGGCCAGACCGCCGAGAACGTCGCCACCTCGCGCGGCATCTCTCGTGAGCGTCAGGACGAGTGGGGCGTCAGCTCGCAGAACCGCGCCGAGAAGGCCATCAACGCCGGCTTCTTCGAGCGCGAGATCACGCCGGTGACGCTGCCCGACGGCACCGTCGTCTCCAAGGACGACGGCCCGCGCGCGGGTACGACGCTGGAGAAGGTCTCCACCATGCAGCCGGTCTTCCGTGAGAACGGCACCGTGACCGCTGCCAACTGCTGCCCGCTGAACGACGGCGCTGCGGCACTCGTGGTCATGAGCGACACCAAGGCCAAGGAGCTCGGCATCACGCCGCTGGCCCGCGTGGTCTCGACCGGCGTCTCCGCGCTGTCGCCCGAGATCATGGGCCTCGGCCCGGTCGAGGCGTCCAAGCAGGCACTCGGTCGCGCGGGTATGACCATCGGCGACATGGACCTGTACGAGATCAACGAGGCGTTCGCGGCCCAGGTGCTGCCGTCGGCCGACGACCTCGGCATGGACTTCGAGAAGCTCAACGTGCACGGCGGCGCGATCGCACTGGGCCACCCCTTCGGCAGCACCGGTGCACGCATCACCACCACGCTGCTCAACGGTCTGCAGTCGACCGACGGCACGTTCGGCCTCGAGACGATGTGCGTGGGTGGCGGCCAGGGCATGGCCATCATCTACGAGCGTCTGAGCTGA
- a CDS encoding ABC transporter ATP-binding protein — MPSPTAESPAIELVGVTRRFGERVVIDELSLRVERGQIVALLGLNGAGKTTTISMILGLLRPDHGDIHVMGVEPRTAMRQGQVGAMLQSARVPPRATVRDVLRLATALYADAMPVPELARLANLEDLIGRRVDRLSGGELQRLRFAVSAAGRPELVILDEPTTAMDVPSRHAFWQQIQAHAAAGMTVLFCTHLLDEVNAADLVYILVDGRIASSGSPAELLETGLPVTVSIDQALDDPSRLPGVLQHRVEGHRTTMTTHDSDRLVMALADAGLVDGLRVVGGDLESAFLQITEQSGEVSA; from the coding sequence GTGCCCTCACCAACAGCGGAGTCCCCCGCGATTGAGCTGGTCGGCGTCACGCGTCGCTTCGGCGAACGAGTCGTCATCGATGAGCTGTCGTTGCGTGTCGAACGCGGACAAATAGTGGCGCTTCTCGGTTTGAACGGTGCGGGAAAGACGACCACCATCTCCATGATTCTCGGCCTCCTTCGCCCCGATCACGGCGATATCCACGTGATGGGCGTCGAGCCCCGGACCGCGATGCGGCAAGGGCAGGTCGGCGCCATGCTGCAGTCCGCTCGGGTTCCGCCGCGCGCGACAGTGCGCGACGTGCTGCGCCTGGCGACGGCGTTGTACGCGGATGCCATGCCCGTCCCTGAGCTGGCGAGGCTGGCGAACCTGGAGGATCTGATCGGCCGCCGCGTCGATCGGCTATCGGGCGGCGAGCTGCAGCGGCTGCGGTTCGCCGTCTCCGCGGCCGGTCGGCCGGAGCTGGTCATCCTGGACGAGCCGACCACGGCCATGGATGTGCCCTCGCGCCACGCCTTTTGGCAGCAGATCCAGGCGCACGCGGCCGCAGGCATGACGGTGCTGTTCTGCACCCACCTGCTGGATGAGGTCAACGCCGCTGACCTGGTCTACATCCTGGTCGACGGCAGGATCGCGTCGTCGGGCTCACCGGCCGAGCTGCTTGAGACCGGACTGCCCGTCACCGTGTCGATCGATCAAGCGCTTGACGATCCGAGCCGGCTGCCCGGCGTCCTGCAGCATCGGGTCGAGGGACACCGCACGACCATGACGACACACGACTCCGATCGACTGGTCATGGCTCTGGCCGACGCCGGTCTCGTGGACGGCCTTCGGGTCGTCGGCGGAGACCTTGAGTCGGCCTTTCTGCAGATCACCGAACAATCGGGCGAGGTGTCGGCATGA
- a CDS encoding SGNH/GDSL hydrolase family protein, translated as MGRARRARRIAAKAAFGGTVTAAGAGAAGAAAYGLLRAEAVIARRVVGTPFDTAPEDSGTYGHGFGDPINLLVLGDSSARGMGADDRWQTVGAIIANAVAAFTGRPVELTNVAVVGAQSSDLDGQIDQALERVAEPAVAIVMVGANDVTHRTSRATAVRHLAMAVRRLRDSDAEVVVGTCPDLGTVRPLPQPLRLVARRYSRDLAAAQTVAVVEQGGRTVSLGDLIGPDFQQRPTIMFSQDQFHPSPAGYARAASALLPSVLDALGHRTPDTDKAPDRRRGESVGPVAEAAVRAVRDPGSEVSGTDLDGTEVGRRGRWAVLRRRRRQPVPETGGDVVAEEQTPAPEGHDAEESVAQQS; from the coding sequence ATGGGACGAGCAAGACGAGCCCGCAGGATCGCGGCCAAGGCCGCGTTCGGCGGCACCGTCACCGCGGCGGGCGCGGGCGCGGCCGGGGCAGCGGCGTACGGACTCCTGCGTGCAGAGGCGGTGATCGCGCGCCGGGTCGTCGGCACCCCCTTCGACACCGCGCCGGAGGACTCGGGGACCTACGGTCACGGCTTCGGCGATCCGATCAACCTCCTCGTGCTCGGGGACTCCAGCGCCCGCGGTATGGGTGCGGACGACAGGTGGCAGACCGTCGGGGCGATCATCGCCAACGCGGTCGCGGCGTTCACCGGCCGCCCGGTCGAGCTCACCAACGTCGCGGTCGTCGGCGCGCAGTCCTCGGACCTCGACGGGCAGATCGACCAGGCGCTCGAGCGCGTCGCTGAACCCGCAGTCGCCATCGTGATGGTCGGGGCCAACGACGTCACTCACCGGACTTCGAGGGCGACGGCCGTACGACACCTGGCCATGGCCGTACGCCGGCTGCGTGACTCCGATGCCGAGGTCGTCGTGGGCACCTGCCCGGACCTCGGGACCGTTCGACCGCTCCCCCAGCCGCTGCGCCTGGTCGCACGTCGGTACTCGCGTGACCTGGCCGCGGCGCAGACCGTGGCTGTCGTCGAGCAGGGCGGGCGCACCGTGTCGCTGGGCGACCTGATCGGCCCGGACTTCCAGCAGCGGCCGACCATCATGTTCAGCCAGGACCAGTTCCATCCGTCGCCCGCCGGCTACGCACGGGCTGCGTCGGCGTTGCTGCCGAGCGTGCTCGACGCCCTCGGTCATCGGACTCCCGACACCGACAAGGCGCCCGATCGTCGTCGCGGCGAGAGCGTCGGCCCGGTCGCGGAGGCCGCCGTGCGCGCCGTACGCGATCCGGGCAGCGAGGTCAGCGGCACCGACCTGGACGGCACCGAGGTCGGCCGTCGCGGCCGCTGGGCGGTGCTGCGGCGTCGTCGCCGCCAGCCGGTGCCCGAGACCGGTGGCGACGTGGTTGCTGAGGAGCAGACGCCGGCGCCTGAGGGTCACGACGCGGAGGAGTCGGTCGCTCAGCAGTCGTGA
- a CDS encoding ABC transporter permease: MSEISRCAAYTRFEAVRLLRSSGFIGPAVIIPTVMYLVFTRLGENAGDSDVAQYLMISMACFGAVGAALANGLGASEERDLGWLQQLRLTPLSPASAVLGRAILGIAVALPPIVVVLLVGAVVNHVQLTALHWAASAAGLLVGATPFSLLGICFGYVIRSTQLAQQLSMLSNLGLALVGGLWIPANNFPSALERISSWTPTSAYAGLGRGLAGVRHLDAADVGKLTLWSIVLAAVAVAAYVRAIRVD; encoded by the coding sequence ATGAGCGAGATCTCACGGTGCGCCGCATACACCAGATTTGAGGCCGTACGCCTGTTGCGCAGCAGCGGCTTCATCGGCCCCGCGGTGATCATCCCGACCGTGATGTATCTGGTCTTCACCCGCCTCGGCGAGAATGCCGGCGACAGCGACGTGGCTCAATACCTGATGATTTCCATGGCCTGCTTCGGAGCCGTCGGCGCGGCCCTGGCCAATGGTCTCGGCGCCTCGGAGGAACGGGATCTGGGATGGCTGCAACAGCTGCGGCTGACACCGCTCTCGCCGGCCAGTGCGGTCCTCGGACGCGCCATTCTCGGCATCGCCGTGGCGCTGCCGCCCATTGTGGTGGTCCTGCTCGTCGGCGCGGTCGTCAACCACGTGCAACTGACCGCGTTGCATTGGGCGGCCAGCGCCGCCGGCCTTCTTGTGGGAGCGACGCCCTTCTCGTTGCTGGGAATCTGTTTCGGATATGTCATCAGGTCCACGCAGCTGGCTCAACAGCTGTCGATGCTTTCCAACCTCGGGCTCGCCCTTGTCGGTGGCCTGTGGATTCCGGCGAACAACTTCCCGTCCGCGCTCGAGCGCATCAGCTCCTGGACCCCCACCTCGGCCTATGCGGGATTGGGCCGAGGGTTGGCCGGCGTGAGACACCTGGACGCCGCGGATGTCGGCAAACTGACCTTGTGGTCCATCGTCCTGGCAGCCGTGGCAGTCGCCGCATACGTTCGGGCGATTCGCGTCGACTGA
- a CDS encoding Bax inhibitor-1/YccA family protein codes for MASNPVFNRFEKQLSEGGYANFGQGQSQQGNPQQGQPGRPGRPGPQDIGGAWGAGQDQLSSQQLEQMYNQGTATPQQTGRMTLDDVVMKTLSLFAIVLVVGAGAWIAAAHNRSLGLGLLGVGIVGTLGLGLLIAFKKTLSVPLIVLYAVLEGLFVGAISQAYEGQYKGVVPQAIVATACVFIGMFAGWKFGLIKVTERSRRIFGFAILGYFLFAIANFVLTLTGVFESPFGAGGTGWLGIGISVFAIGLASYSLAIDFDTIERGVSAGLPEKYSWLMAHGLVVSVVWLYLEILRLLARLRD; via the coding sequence ATGGCTAGCAATCCGGTTTTCAACCGGTTCGAGAAGCAGCTGTCCGAGGGGGGTTACGCCAACTTCGGTCAGGGGCAGTCCCAGCAGGGCAACCCGCAGCAGGGTCAGCCCGGCCGGCCCGGCCGGCCCGGTCCACAGGACATCGGCGGCGCCTGGGGCGCCGGCCAGGACCAGCTGAGCAGTCAGCAGCTGGAGCAGATGTACAACCAGGGCACGGCCACCCCCCAGCAGACCGGCCGCATGACCCTCGACGACGTCGTGATGAAGACGCTGAGCCTGTTTGCGATCGTCTTGGTCGTCGGTGCCGGCGCCTGGATCGCGGCGGCCCACAACCGGTCGCTGGGTCTGGGGCTCCTGGGCGTGGGCATCGTCGGAACCCTGGGCCTCGGCCTGCTGATCGCGTTCAAGAAGACGCTGTCCGTGCCACTCATCGTGCTGTACGCCGTCCTCGAGGGACTCTTCGTGGGCGCCATCAGCCAGGCGTACGAGGGTCAGTACAAGGGCGTGGTCCCGCAGGCCATCGTCGCCACGGCATGCGTGTTCATCGGGATGTTCGCCGGCTGGAAGTTCGGCCTGATCAAGGTCACCGAGCGCTCGCGTCGAATCTTCGGCTTCGCGATCCTCGGCTACTTCCTGTTTGCCATCGCCAACTTCGTACTGACGCTGACCGGGGTGTTCGAGAGTCCCTTCGGTGCTGGTGGGACCGGATGGCTCGGCATCGGCATCTCGGTCTTCGCGATCGGCCTGGCGTCCTACTCACTCGCGATCGACTTCGACACCATCGAGCGCGGCGTCAGCGCGGGCCTGCCGGAGAAGTACTCCTGGCTGATGGCTCACGGTCTGGTCGTCAGTGTCGTCTGGCTCTACCTGGAGATCCTGCGCCTGCTCGCGCGTCTGCGTGACTGA